GGTAGGTCGCGGCCACTATGTCCAGATCCGTGGGTGGCTGCCCCGCCGGACTCGGGTCCCACTTGAGGGCGATCTCGACCTTGCGGATCCCCTTGCTGAGGCCGTTCACCAGACTTCCCCTTCCCCCTGTGTCGCCGACCCGAACTGCCGGGCAGGCACGGCAGATTGCCCATCCTCCCACGCGCCCGGGCGAGCTTGCGGGCGGGCTCTCCGTGCGAGCGTGACCTGCGCCACGCCCCGTGGCCTTACGATGGCGCGGTGCTGGTCAAGTGGATTCGCTGCACCGTGGTGGACCGCCGCGGGTTCGAGCGGGGGCAGCGAAAGTGGGCGGGGCTTCTGGGGGAGCCGGGGTTTCGGGGACAGGGCGGGGGCTGGAGCCGGGGGCGGCAAGGTGTGGCGCACATCTTCGCCTTCTGGGAGAGCCGTGCCTTCTACGACTCCTTCATGGCCCGCTCCCACGACCGGCTGGCGGCGGCCCAGTCCGGCACCTTCAAGGACATCCAGGTCAAGCTGTTCGACTACCGCTTCGATGTGAAGACCGGCTTCGAACCGCGGTTCACGGACGCCGACCTGGTGCGGGTCGCTCACTGCCGTGTCCATGAGGAGCGGGCCGAGCATTACATGCTGATGCAGGAGAAGGTCTGGAATCCCGCGATGGCCGGCTCACCCGGCATGATCCGCGGGCTGTTCGGCGAGGCGCCGGGAAACGAGTTCCTCGTGCTTTCCATGTGGCGGTCGGCCGCCGAACACGGCAAGTACCGCGCCGAACGCGTGGAGCGGCTCGCCCTGCGAGCCCAGACGGAAGCGGACGTCGCGTCCCTCACCGGCGACATCGTGGAGCTGGAACCGTCCTGGACGGTTTGAAATCCGGACCTTGATCCGTGCACGACGGTTCCCGATCCGGACCGTTGATCGCGCGCCCTGGTGTGGTCCATCGCGCGGGAAGTGTGTGACCTACGCTGTATACAGCCCGTACGACTGCTCGATGGGGCCTCACTCGATCTAGGGTCTTGGCATGGCACGACCACGGCGCATCGTCCTTGTCCGACACGGCGAGTCAACGGGCAATGTTGATGACACCGTGTACGAGCGCGAACCCGACCACTCACTGGCCTTGACCGAGCGCGGTTGGCGG
The nucleotide sequence above comes from Streptomyces sp. NL15-2K. Encoded proteins:
- a CDS encoding YdbC family protein, yielding MLVKWIRCTVVDRRGFERGQRKWAGLLGEPGFRGQGGGWSRGRQGVAHIFAFWESRAFYDSFMARSHDRLAAAQSGTFKDIQVKLFDYRFDVKTGFEPRFTDADLVRVAHCRVHEERAEHYMLMQEKVWNPAMAGSPGMIRGLFGEAPGNEFLVLSMWRSAAEHGKYRAERVERLALRAQTEADVASLTGDIVELEPSWTV